The nucleotide window GTACTCGAGCCGTCCGGCGGCCACGTAGCCCCACGCGTTCGACGTCGGGAAGGCCGACGCCGGCTCGGTCCCGGGCTGCACCCCGGCGTTCTGGTGGATCTGATTGCCGGTGACGTAGGTGCCGGGGGCCTCGAGGCGCAGTACGCTCTGGTCGGGCAGGTCGTGCACCTTGCTCCAGCCGGCCTCCACCACGAGCACCATCTGGTCGGCCCCGAGGAAGCGGCTGAAGGCCTTGGTGCCCGTCACCTGGACCTGCGTCGCGTTGAGCCGCCGGTAGCCGGCGATCTCTTCGTTGAAGCCGAACGCCCCCACCTGGTTCGTGGCCGCAAGCAGGGTGCCGACGCCGATAATCGGCGCAAGCTGCGGGATGGGCGGCAGCAGCCGGAGCGGGCTCAGGGCCGCGTACAGCAGCTCGACGTCGTCAACCTGCAGCGGCAGATCGCGCCGATGCGACACCTCGCCCTGCAGGGCGATGCCCGTGCGGCCGAGCTGCGCGTTGAAGCTGCCGCCAAAAAGCTTGATGTCCTCGGGATACGTGAGGAAGTAGCTCGCCGACGCGGCGTAGTTGCCGGTCAGCAGGCCGGTCGCGGTGCCGGTGTTCGCCATGATGAGCGGCAGCCGGCTGTGATAGTTGACGAAATAGAACCCGAACTCGGTGCCGCCGAGCGCGTCGGCGAACAGTCGCAGCGCGGCGCCGTACTGCCCCTGCTGGGACGGTTCCTTGCCGTCGCGCTTCGGCACCGCGACACCCACCGGGCTGAACGTCGGAGGCAGCGGCGGATGGCCGACCGGGATGGTGTCGGGCGCCGACCCGAAACCGAGCATGACCTTCTGCGCGCCGGCACCCGCGAGGTCGGTCGTGCTGAAGTAGCTCCCGACCGGGTCGACCTTCAGGTCCTCCCAGGTGAACTGGTAGAACGCCTCGAACGACGTGCTGGCCGACGGCTTGATGCTGAACTTGACCGCCCCGACCGGCAGCAGGGCGTCGCGCAGTTCCGAGCCGGGCACGCGCAGCACGCTCACGTCGAACGGGTTGATGGCGTTGATGCCGCCCTGGATGAACGTGCTCTCGCCCCAGTTGATGACCTGCCACCCGCCGCGGATCTCACCCGGGAGATCGCCGACGGTGAAGCGATAATACGCAAAGGCGTCGCGGACCTCGCCGCGGCTGCCCACCCGCCGCTTGGCCGCGTTCGTGAGCGGCGTCCGGGCGCGATCGGCCGACTGGTTCTCGTAGTCGTAGAAGCCGAACCCGCGCACGAACCCGCCGAAGTTGCCGTAGCTGAACTCGATCTCGCTCGTCAGCTTCACGGCGTTCGTGAAGATGCCCTTGTCGTAATTGAGGTTGCCGTCGTCCCCGTTGACGGAGAACGCCCTGCCGCCCGCGGCCAGACCGATCAGCCGGGGATCGCGGTCCTTCAAGCGGAAGCCGAGACCGTAGGTGAGGGTGTTGCCCCAGCTCCACCGGAAGACGGGGCCGGACGCCGGCACGGGCACATCGGCGGCTTGATCCGCCTGCACCTCGCCAGCGGGCGCCAGCGTGCCGTCGGCCGGAGCCCGGACGGCGTCCGCCGCGCCGGGCGCGACACGACCGGGTCCGGTCCCCTCGTCACTCGCCGCACCCGCCGGGACACCCAGGGCGAGGGCGAGAGCGGCCGCCACTACCAGGGTCGACGTCCTCCCAATCGACCCCGCATTTGCGAAAGACATGTTCCCCCCTTTGTCGAGACGTGCCGACACCGAGCGCCGCCGACCCTGCCCGGTCGCCACCGAACCCGGCGATCGCCGCGGGTCACGCCAAGAATACCTGAACGACGAAGCCCCGTGCCGCGGGGTCGGTGGCCCGCAGGCCGGTGCCACGTCGACACCCAAGGCGTCGGCGCGTTCCTCACTCCTGGATTCAGATCGCACAGCGCGGCAGGGGGGCACGCCGCCCGGAACGCCTGAACGCTCTCGCCCCGGATCCTCGCCCGAGACGTGGCTGACGGCACGCGCCACCCCGGGGCGACGCACGCCACACACCGCAACGGAGACTCGGCGCCGAGATTACAGGATTGCCGAGGTGGCCGCAAGCCGCAAAAACGCGCCGGAACGGCGCGGGAGTGGGATGCCAGACCGAGGCCGGCCGCCGGCCGCCGCCAGCCGACTGGCCGGATGGGAGATAATTCTACCGTCGCGTCAAACACCCGGTATCGCTCGCGCGATGCCCGTTGCCTGGAGACACGCCCGATGCCGTCGTTGCCCGCCGCCGCCCGTGCCGCCCTCGTCCGCCTCGCCAGCAGCGCCCTGTGCAGCCTCGCCCTGCTGCACGGAGCCGGCCAGGTCCTGGCGCAGCCGGTTGTTCCGGCCATCCTGCCCCCGGAGTTGCCCTGGAGCGGCAGGAGCGAGGCGCTCGCGCTCGCCCCCGATCACCCGTGGGCGACACCCGCGGAGCAGAGCGGCCTGACGACGACACCCCGCTACGACGACACCGTGGCGTGGCTGCGCCGACTGGTCGACTCGAGCCCGGAGCTCGCCATGGTGTCGATCGGCAAGAGCCCGGAGGGCCGCGACCTCTGGCTCGTCATCGCCTCGAAGGAACGGGCCTTCACCCCCGAGGCCGTGCGGGCCACCGGCAAGCCGGTGCTCTTCGCCCAGGCCGGCATCCATCCCGGCGAGATCGACGGCAAGGACGCCGGCATGATGCTCCTGCGCGACATGACCGTGGTCGGCACGAAGCGCGACCTGCTCGACCTCGCGCACGTGCTCTTCGTGCCGATCTTCAGCGTCGATGGCCACGAGCGCTTCTCGGCCTACACGCGCGTCAACCAGCGGGGTCCGGTCGAAGGGGGCTGGCGCACCAACGCGAGGAACCTGAACCTCAACCGCGACTACACCAAGGCCGACACCGCCGAGATGCGGCACATGATCGCGGCGCTCCGCGCGTGGCAGCCCGATCTGTACCTCGACCTGCACGTGACCGACGGCGCCGACTACCAATACGACATCACCTTCGGCTACAACACGTCGACGTACTACTCGCCGGCCGTCGGCCGGTGGCTCGAGAAGGTCGCCGACCCGGCGATCTCCGCCGACCTGCGGGCGATGGGCCATCGTCCCGGCACTCTCTACCAGGTCATCGACCGCGAGGATCCGTCGAAGGGCATCTTCAGCTGGTGGGCGGAGCCGCGCTTCTCGAACGGCTACGGCGATGCGATTCACCTGCCGACGATCCTGCTCGAGAACCACTCGCTCAAGCCGTTCCGGCAGCGCGTGCTCGGTACGTACGTGTTCCTCGAGAGCACGATCCGGCTGCTCGCCCGCGAGGCGCAGGCACTGCGCGAGGCCGTCGCCAGCGACCGCGCCCTGCGGCGCGACACGCTGACGCTGGAGTGGACGTTGCTCGACGCCGCGCAGAAGACGATCCCGATGGAGGCCGTGAGCTGGGAGCACGTCGACTCGCCCATCACGGGGCGGAGGCAGCTCCTGTACACGGGGCAACCAGTGTCGCTCACCGTGCCGTATCTCGAGATGATCAAGCCCGGCGCGACCGCCGCCCGGCCCCCGGCCTACCTCGTGCCCCCCGCGTTCACCGACGTCATCGACCGCCTCACGCTGCACGGCATCGCGTTCGAGCGGTTCGAGACGCCGCGCGAGCTCGAGGTCGACATGTACCGGATCGTCCAGCCGAAGCTGGCGACCACGCCGTTCGAGGGGCGGGTGATGGTGAATGCCGACTTCGCGATCGAACGGCGGCGCGAGCGCTTCCCCGCCGGCACCATCCGGGTGTCGACCGACCAGCCGCTCGGCACGCTCGCGATGATCCTGCTCGAGCCGGCAGGACCCGACTCGTTCTTCCGGTGGGGCTTCTTCCACGAGGTCCTGCAGGGCACCGAGTACATCGAGGCCTACATCATGGAACCGACGGCGCGGCGCATGCTCGACGCCGATCCGGCGCTGCGCGCCGAGTTCGAGCGTCGTCTTGCCGAGGACGCGGCGTTTGCCGGCAACCCCGGCGCGCGGCTGCGGTTCTTCTACGAGCGCACGCCGTACTACGACGACCGCACCCGGCTCTACCCGGTGGCGCGCGAGGTGGCGCGGTAGCGGCCGGCGTGGCTCAGACCTTCTCGAGAAACGCCATCACCGACGTGAACACGGTGTCGCGGTCCTTCACGGCCATGTGCGGCGTCTGGTAGCGGTTCTGCCAGAGGTCGACCGGCACGACGTCGTACCGCGCGTGCACGCGTTCATCGACGGGCTGCACGAGCCGCAGGCGCGGGCGGTCGAGGATGGCGCGCACCTCGTCGGGCTGGAAGGCCTCGTGGTGCGGCGGGCCCGACAGGCAGTACTCGGTCGCGACGGCCACGATGCCCCCCGGGCGCAGCACGCGCGCCATCTCGTCCATCGCCTGCCAGGCGGCCTCGACCCCGCCGAAGTGCTCGATCGACGACAACGAGTAGGCGATGTCGAACGTTCCGTCGCGAAAGGCGAGCCGCCGGCCGTCCATCTTGAGGAACACGAGCCGCTCGGCGGGGTACGGAAAGGGCGCGTAGTCTTCCGGCCGCGCGATGACGTGGGCATCGCCCTCCATCGCCCCGCTCGATTGCCACTCGCCCTCGTACATGTCCGTGGCGACGACGCGCGCCACGCGGTTCGCCAGCCAGTAGAGCGGCTTCTCGTGACCCGCGCCCACGCTCACCACCGTCGCGTCGGGCCGCAGCATCCCCAGGCGCTCGAGGCCGAAGAGCATCTGCGTGAACTCGTACGTCTTGCGGTGCATCGAGATCTTGTCGGCCGGCTCGCCGAGCGACCGCAGGATCTTCATCCAGTCGGGGTTGTCCCACTTGGCCGGATTGGCCAGCTCGCAGAGCTGGATGTCGCGCGGGATGGCGCCGGCCTGCGGGCAGATGCGCGTGAAGCGCTCGTCGAACTCGTCCGACCGCAACAGCGCGCGCAGGACGTCGGCACGCGCCCCACCGTCGGCCAGACGCGAGACGTAGTAGTCGCGCCCGCCTTCGTCGGCCTCGCGTCCCAGCACCACGAGGTAACACCGCTCGACGAACGCGCGGGCATCGCCGAGCCCCGAAAGCCCCGCCTCGAGGCTGCGCTCGTCGCGACCGCCGGTGCCGCCTTCGCGCCGCGCCTCGTGCAGCAGGCGGAACTCCGGCGACGAGATGAGTCGAGTGACCAGGACCTCGGCTGACTGTCCCGACCCGATCGCCCGCGATGCCTCGCGGGCCTCCGCCTCGCCCGGGGCGCGCGACAGCAACAGCCAGAACAGCGCGCCGACCACCTCGGGCGCGTTCTCCGGCGGCGCCGTCGCCGCACGCGGCCCCAGCAGGCGCTTCAGAAACCCGTCGGCAGGCATGGTGTCGGACCGCGTCCTCGGCGGCGGGTCAGTTCCCCTGGTCGCGGCCGCTGCGCCACTCCTCGAACAGGCGGGCCATGCTCCGGGCCGCCGAACCGAGTGACGGCGCCCAGCCGAGCGCCCTGGCCCTGGGCCCGCGCACGATCTGATCGAGGGCCAGCGCATCCGCGTACGGACCCAGCTTCGTCTGTGCCTCGGCGAGCGGCATGTAGCGCACGTCGGGTTTCGACGGGGCGTGCCGGGCGATGGCCTGCACGAGGTCGTTCACCGTCAGGTCGGCCTCGTCGTTGGCGTGGAAGATGCCGCTTGCGTCGGGCCGCACCACGAGGCGAGCGTACAGCTCGGCGAGATCGCGGTCGTAGACGAGCGGCCAGTGGTTCTCACCCGTGCCGATGACGCGCATCAACCCGTTGTCGGCGTCCTTCAGCAGGTCGCCCACGATTCCACGGGCCCCGCCATAGACGACGCCCGGTCTGACGACGATGGTCCGCAGCGGTCCGGTCGCCGCCGAGAGCACCCGCTGCTCGACGGCCGGCCGGAACGCCACGAGCGGCGTCGGGTTCACGGGGGCGTCCTCGTCGGCCGGTTCGCGCGTGTTGCCGAGCACCCACACCCCGGAGGTGTAGACCACGGCCTGGGCATCGCCGTCGATCGCCGCCGCCAGCAACGTGTCGACCACGGCCCGATCCACGTCCGCCCCGCGGGCCGACGCCTCGAACGCGGTGTGGACGTAGGCCTCGAACGCGGCGGCCGCGGGCGCCCAGGCCGCCGTGTCGCCGAGATCGGCCGTGACCGTCT belongs to Acidobacteriota bacterium and includes:
- a CDS encoding NAD-dependent epimerase/dehydratase family protein; protein product: MRIFITGATGYIGSAVTDALVRAGHDVTALVRGAASAARAAARGAKTVTADLGDTAAWAPAAAAFEAYVHTAFEASARGADVDRAVVDTLLAAAIDGDAQAVVYTSGVWVLGNTREPADEDAPVNPTPLVAFRPAVEQRVLSAATGPLRTIVVRPGVVYGGARGIVGDLLKDADNGLMRVIGTGENHWPLVYDRDLAELYARLVVRPDASGIFHANDEADLTVNDLVQAIARHAPSKPDVRYMPLAEAQTKLGPYADALALDQIVRGPRARALGWAPSLGSAARSMARLFEEWRSGRDQGN
- a CDS encoding M14 family metallopeptidase; the encoded protein is MPSLPAAARAALVRLASSALCSLALLHGAGQVLAQPVVPAILPPELPWSGRSEALALAPDHPWATPAEQSGLTTTPRYDDTVAWLRRLVDSSPELAMVSIGKSPEGRDLWLVIASKERAFTPEAVRATGKPVLFAQAGIHPGEIDGKDAGMMLLRDMTVVGTKRDLLDLAHVLFVPIFSVDGHERFSAYTRVNQRGPVEGGWRTNARNLNLNRDYTKADTAEMRHMIAALRAWQPDLYLDLHVTDGADYQYDITFGYNTSTYYSPAVGRWLEKVADPAISADLRAMGHRPGTLYQVIDREDPSKGIFSWWAEPRFSNGYGDAIHLPTILLENHSLKPFRQRVLGTYVFLESTIRLLAREAQALREAVASDRALRRDTLTLEWTLLDAAQKTIPMEAVSWEHVDSPITGRRQLLYTGQPVSLTVPYLEMIKPGATAARPPAYLVPPAFTDVIDRLTLHGIAFERFETPRELEVDMYRIVQPKLATTPFEGRVMVNADFAIERRRERFPAGTIRVSTDQPLGTLAMILLEPAGPDSFFRWGFFHEVLQGTEYIEAYIMEPTARRMLDADPALRAEFERRLAEDAAFAGNPGARLRFFYERTPYYDDRTRLYPVAREVAR
- a CDS encoding methyltransferase domain-containing protein → MPADGFLKRLLGPRAATAPPENAPEVVGALFWLLLSRAPGEAEAREASRAIGSGQSAEVLVTRLISSPEFRLLHEARREGGTGGRDERSLEAGLSGLGDARAFVERCYLVVLGREADEGGRDYYVSRLADGGARADVLRALLRSDEFDERFTRICPQAGAIPRDIQLCELANPAKWDNPDWMKILRSLGEPADKISMHRKTYEFTQMLFGLERLGMLRPDATVVSVGAGHEKPLYWLANRVARVVATDMYEGEWQSSGAMEGDAHVIARPEDYAPFPYPAERLVFLKMDGRRLAFRDGTFDIAYSLSSIEHFGGVEAAWQAMDEMARVLRPGGIVAVATEYCLSGPPHHEAFQPDEVRAILDRPRLRLVQPVDERVHARYDVVPVDLWQNRYQTPHMAVKDRDTVFTSVMAFLEKV
- a CDS encoding DUF1302 family protein, with product MSFANAGSIGRTSTLVVAAALALALGVPAGAASDEGTGPGRVAPGAADAVRAPADGTLAPAGEVQADQAADVPVPASGPVFRWSWGNTLTYGLGFRLKDRDPRLIGLAAGGRAFSVNGDDGNLNYDKGIFTNAVKLTSEIEFSYGNFGGFVRGFGFYDYENQSADRARTPLTNAAKRRVGSRGEVRDAFAYYRFTVGDLPGEIRGGWQVINWGESTFIQGGINAINPFDVSVLRVPGSELRDALLPVGAVKFSIKPSASTSFEAFYQFTWEDLKVDPVGSYFSTTDLAGAGAQKVMLGFGSAPDTIPVGHPPLPPTFSPVGVAVPKRDGKEPSQQGQYGAALRLFADALGGTEFGFYFVNYHSRLPLIMANTGTATGLLTGNYAASASYFLTYPEDIKLFGGSFNAQLGRTGIALQGEVSHRRDLPLQVDDVELLYAALSPLRLLPPIPQLAPIIGVGTLLAATNQVGAFGFNEEIAGYRRLNATQVQVTGTKAFSRFLGADQMVLVVEAGWSKVHDLPDQSVLRLEAPGTYVTGNQIHQNAGVQPGTEPASAFPTSNAWGYVAAGRLEYNNAIGAVNMIPRFSFSQDVSGISPGPGGNFIEGRKGLTLGLGFQYRINWEFDVSYTSFFGAGRYNLLNDRDFIAANVKYTF